Proteins encoded together in one Candidatus Omnitrophota bacterium window:
- the carA gene encoding glutamine-hydrolyzing carbamoyl-phosphate synthase small subunit: MKAYLVLEDGSTYKGESFGAEGESFGELVFNTSMTGYQEILTDPSYKGQIVTMTYPLIGNYGVNDEDAESCKPWAEGFVVKELSGIASNYRKKTTLDDYMKKYKITGIQGVDTRAITRRLRTKGAMKCAISTVEPDEKKLLDKVKASPGLLGRDLVKEVTCKKPFDLEDEGAAKTRFTVVAIDCGTKLNIYRNLSRIGCKIKVLPASATAEDVLALKPDGLFLSNGPGDPEGVPYHIEAVRKLIGKLPIFGICLGHQILGLAFGGKTYKLKFGHHGGNHPVMDLRTRKVDITSQNHGFAVDMDSIPDKDMVLTHINLYDKTAEGMEHRKLPVFSVQYHPEACPGPHDAEYLFDKFAAMMSERKDA, encoded by the coding sequence ATGAAAGCGTACCTTGTATTGGAAGACGGAAGCACATATAAAGGCGAGTCGTTCGGCGCAGAGGGCGAGTCGTTCGGCGAGCTGGTGTTTAATACCTCAATGACCGGCTATCAAGAGATACTGACCGACCCTTCCTATAAGGGTCAGATAGTGACGATGACCTATCCTCTGATAGGCAACTACGGCGTAAACGACGAAGATGCCGAATCCTGCAAGCCGTGGGCCGAAGGGTTCGTGGTGAAGGAACTGAGCGGCATCGCCTCGAATTACCGGAAGAAAACGACGCTGGATGATTATATGAAAAAATATAAGATAACCGGCATACAGGGCGTCGACACCAGGGCTATCACGAGGAGATTAAGGACCAAGGGCGCGATGAAATGCGCCATATCGACCGTGGAGCCGGACGAGAAGAAGCTGCTCGATAAAGTCAAAGCCTCTCCGGGCCTGTTAGGGAGAGATCTCGTCAAGGAAGTCACGTGCAAGAAACCCTTCGATTTGGAGGATGAAGGCGCCGCGAAGACGCGGTTCACCGTCGTCGCGATAGATTGCGGGACGAAATTGAACATATACAGGAATTTGAGCAGGATAGGCTGCAAAATCAAGGTCCTGCCGGCCTCGGCCACGGCCGAGGATGTGCTCGCGCTGAAGCCGGACGGGTTGTTCCTCTCGAACGGCCCGGGTGATCCCGAGGGAGTGCCGTATCATATCGAAGCCGTAAGAAAGCTGATCGGCAAACTCCCGATATTCGGCATATGCCTCGGCCACCAGATACTGGGCCTCGCGTTCGGCGGCAAGACGTATAAGCTTAAGTTCGGACACCACGGAGGCAATCATCCGGTCATGGACCTGAGGACGAGAAAGGTCGACATCACGTCGCAGAACCACGGGTTCGCGGTCGACATGGATTCCATCCCGGATAAAGATATGGTCCTGACGCATATAAATCTCTACGATAAGACGGCAGAAGGCATGGAGCACAGGAAGCTGCCGGTATTTTCCGTCCAGTATCATCCCGAAGCGTGCCCGGGCCCGCATGACGCCGAATATTTATTCGATAAATTCGCAGCCATGATGAGCGAAAGGAAAGATGCCTAA
- a CDS encoding endonuclease Q family protein has protein sequence MEFAADFHIHSRYSRATSGSMNVKELSRWAKIKGISLLGTGDFTHPLWLSELKSELKEAGGGLYEHGGVNFILTVEVFNNFYVEGKSKRIHNVIFVPDMGTAERLNAKLGEYGDLFSDGRPILNMSARDLVRACLDVSPDCFIVPAHAWTPHFSIFGSNSGFNSVEECFKDEANNIYCLETGLSSDPAMNWRLSSLDRYSLISNSDSHSPQKIGREANVFDCGLDYREIIGALKAKDKKKFLYTVEFYPQEGKYHYDGHRNCDSRVSPKEAIKNRNLCPVCGKKITVGVMHRVEELADRPEGFVPEGAIPFKSMIPLAQIISDARGVGEQSVAVEREYMSLVNKCGSEFNILLKMGESDLRAQLPEKIAEGVIRVRGGKVEILAGYDGEYGKIKIFDKEETGEKQLTLF, from the coding sequence ATGGAATTTGCAGCTGATTTCCATATCCATTCGAGATACAGCCGCGCGACATCGGGATCGATGAACGTCAAAGAGCTCTCCCGCTGGGCGAAGATCAAGGGGATATCCCTCCTCGGCACGGGAGATTTCACCCACCCGCTCTGGTTATCCGAACTGAAGAGCGAACTGAAAGAAGCGGGGGGCGGGCTCTACGAACACGGCGGCGTGAATTTCATACTGACGGTAGAGGTATTCAATAATTTCTACGTCGAGGGGAAATCGAAAAGGATACATAACGTGATCTTCGTCCCAGATATGGGGACGGCGGAAAGATTGAACGCAAAACTGGGGGAATACGGGGACCTCTTCTCAGACGGGCGCCCGATACTGAACATGAGCGCGAGGGACCTCGTCAGGGCGTGCCTGGACGTGTCGCCGGATTGCTTCATCGTGCCGGCTCACGCGTGGACCCCGCACTTCTCGATATTCGGGTCGAATTCCGGTTTCAACAGCGTCGAGGAATGCTTTAAAGATGAGGCGAATAACATATATTGCCTCGAGACCGGCCTGTCGTCGGACCCGGCGATGAACTGGCGCCTGAGCAGCCTCGACAGGTATTCGCTGATCTCAAATTCTGATTCACATTCGCCCCAAAAGATAGGCAGGGAAGCGAACGTCTTCGATTGCGGGCTCGATTACAGGGAGATAATCGGAGCGCTAAAGGCCAAAGACAAAAAGAAATTTTTATATACCGTGGAATTCTATCCGCAGGAAGGAAAGTACCATTATGACGGGCACCGGAACTGCGATTCCAGGGTCTCCCCGAAAGAGGCGATAAAGAATCGGAACCTCTGTCCGGTCTGCGGCAAGAAGATAACCGTCGGAGTGATGCACCGCGTCGAAGAGCTCGCTGACAGGCCGGAGGGATTCGTGCCGGAAGGCGCCATCCCGTTCAAGAGCATGATACCGCTTGCGCAGATAATATCCGACGCGCGAGGAGTAGGGGAACAATCAGTGGCGGTCGAACGCGAATATATGTCACTTGTGAATAAATGCGGCAGTGAATTCAACATCCTGCTTAAGATGGGCGAAAGCGACCTGAGGGCGCAGCTGCCGGAGAAGATAGCGGAAGGTGTGATAAGGGTCAGGGGCGGGAAAGTGGAAATCCTCGCAGGCTACGACGGGGAGTACGGGAAGATAAAGATATTCGACAAAGAAGAAACAGGAGAGAAGCAGCTTACTTTATTTTGA
- a CDS encoding tetratricopeptide repeat protein, protein MGRGIMIVFAFAMTLVFVAGCATPEPYLKGKEKLEASDWLHAGDIAYQLKDWDNAQYYYDLLVKKYPDSYYGKKAKENLGYVNYQRSLIGKAVDKGTEELEPIF, encoded by the coding sequence ATGGGCCGCGGAATTATGATAGTCTTCGCTTTTGCGATGACCCTGGTCTTCGTCGCGGGGTGCGCCACCCCGGAGCCGTATTTGAAAGGAAAAGAAAAGCTGGAAGCGAGCGATTGGCTCCACGCCGGCGACATCGCGTACCAGCTCAAGGATTGGGACAATGCCCAATATTATTACGACCTCCTGGTAAAGAAATACCCGGACAGTTACTACGGGAAAAAGGCGAAAGAGAACCTCGGCTATGTCAATTACCAAAGGTCGCTTATCGGTAAGGCCGTAGACAAAGGGACGGAGGAGCTAGAGCCTATTTTTTAA
- a CDS encoding dihydroorotase, with protein sequence AVTKGLEGKELTEIGQIAEAGAKALSDDGNPVMNAEILRRALEYAKMFGLPVISHCEDANLSKNGVMNEGFISTKLGLKGIPRASEVVMVMRDIELAGLTGAKLHIAHVSAKESVEAVREAKKRGIKVTCETCPHYFTLTEEAVLGFNTKAKVNPPLRTKEDLAAIKKGLSDGTIDAIATDHAPHSVEEKDVEFDFAANGMIGLEFALSLANTELVKNKTLDWSGLVSKMSANPSAILGLKGKGSLAVGSDADVTVFDPAAEWIVEEKHIESKSKNTPLAGRKMGGTVLVTIVGGKIKYENGKFD encoded by the coding sequence CGCGGTGACGAAAGGCCTCGAAGGCAAAGAACTTACCGAGATAGGCCAGATAGCCGAGGCCGGGGCGAAGGCCCTGTCAGACGACGGAAATCCGGTGATGAACGCTGAGATATTGAGGCGGGCGCTCGAATACGCGAAGATGTTCGGCCTGCCGGTGATATCGCACTGCGAAGACGCGAACCTGTCGAAAAACGGCGTAATGAACGAGGGATTCATCTCGACGAAACTCGGGCTGAAAGGGATACCGCGCGCGTCGGAAGTAGTCATGGTGATGAGGGATATAGAGCTGGCCGGGCTTACCGGCGCGAAGCTGCACATCGCCCACGTATCCGCAAAAGAGAGCGTCGAGGCGGTAAGGGAAGCGAAAAAAAGAGGGATAAAAGTGACATGCGAGACCTGCCCGCACTACTTCACGCTTACCGAAGAGGCGGTGCTGGGTTTTAATACGAAGGCGAAGGTTAATCCTCCGTTGAGGACGAAGGAAGACCTGGCGGCGATCAAGAAAGGGTTATCCGATGGGACGATAGATGCGATCGCTACCGACCACGCGCCGCATTCCGTCGAAGAAAAAGACGTTGAATTCGATTTTGCCGCGAACGGGATGATAGGCCTGGAATTCGCCTTATCGCTCGCTAATACGGAATTGGTGAAAAACAAAACCCTCGACTGGAGCGGCCTCGTAAGCAAGATGTCGGCAAATCCCTCGGCGATATTAGGCCTCAAGGGGAAAGGTTCGCTCGCCGTTGGAAGCGACGCTGACGTCACGGTCTTCGACCCTGCCGCGGAATGGATCGTCGAGGAGAAACACATAGAATCTAAATCGAAGAACACGCCGCTGGCAGGCAGGAAGATGGGCGGGACGGTTCTCGTTACTATAGTCGGCGGAAAGATAAAATACGAAAACGGGAAATTCGATTAA
- a CDS encoding amidohydrolase family protein: MDIILKGGHVVDPANDLNSEVDVLIKGNKIAQVGKNIKSNGAKSIDCKGKLVFPGLIDMHVHLRQPGREDEETFVTGSRAALKGGFTSVLCMANTNPVIDNKGVVEYILSEASKTGLINIYPAA; the protein is encoded by the coding sequence ATGGATATCATCCTGAAGGGCGGACATGTGGTCGATCCGGCGAACGATCTCAACTCGGAAGTCGACGTCCTTATAAAGGGCAATAAGATAGCGCAGGTAGGGAAGAATATCAAGTCGAACGGCGCCAAGTCCATTGATTGCAAAGGGAAACTGGTATTCCCCGGGCTTATAGATATGCATGTCCACCTGAGGCAGCCGGGCAGGGAAGACGAGGAGACGTTTGTCACCGGCTCAAGGGCTGCGCTCAAGGGAGGATTTACTTCGGTCCTGTGTATGGCGAACACAAACCCCGTCATAGACAATAAGGGCGTCGTGGAATATATCCTCTCCGAGGCCTCGAAGACGGGGCTCATTAACATCTATCCCGCAGC
- a CDS encoding aspartate carbamoyltransferase catalytic subunit → MAVKWTKKDLLGLESLSADEIGLILETADSFKEISQRPIKKVPTLRGQTVVLFFFEPSTRTRTSFELAAKRMSADIVNIQTSASSLTKGETLKDTARNIEAMKVNIIIMRHSASGAPQLLAESVSPSIINAGDGSHEHPTQGLLDIFTIKEHKKKVAGLNVSIIGDIAHSRVARSNIWGLTKLGAKVTVCGPATLMPPEIEKLGVKVTYDIKEAIEGADVINMLRIQLERQGQSLFPSIREYAMKFGLDAEKLRYAKKDVLIMHPGPINRGVEITPEVADGPYSVILEQVTNGIAVRMAVLYLVSGVKERIE, encoded by the coding sequence ATGGCCGTCAAGTGGACGAAAAAAGACCTTCTGGGCCTTGAGAGCCTCTCGGCGGATGAGATAGGGCTCATACTCGAGACCGCCGACTCGTTCAAGGAGATATCGCAGAGGCCGATAAAGAAAGTCCCGACGCTCCGCGGCCAGACCGTAGTCCTCTTCTTCTTCGAGCCGTCGACCAGGACGCGCACCTCATTTGAGCTCGCCGCGAAACGCATGAGCGCCGATATAGTCAATATCCAGACGAGCGCCTCGAGCCTGACCAAAGGGGAGACATTAAAGGATACGGCCAGGAACATAGAGGCGATGAAGGTAAATATCATAATAATGCGGCATTCGGCCTCCGGGGCGCCGCAACTCCTGGCAGAGTCGGTCTCGCCGTCGATAATAAACGCGGGCGACGGCTCGCACGAGCATCCGACCCAGGGCCTGCTCGATATATTCACGATAAAGGAACACAAGAAGAAAGTCGCCGGGCTGAACGTATCGATAATAGGAGACATCGCCCACTCGAGGGTGGCGCGGTCGAATATCTGGGGACTGACCAAACTCGGCGCGAAGGTCACGGTCTGCGGGCCGGCGACGCTTATGCCGCCGGAGATAGAAAAGCTCGGCGTGAAAGTGACATATGATATTAAAGAAGCGATCGAGGGCGCGGATGTCATAAATATGCTGCGGATACAACTCGAGCGCCAGGGGCAGAGCCTTTTCCCGTCCATAAGGGAATACGCCATGAAGTTCGGGCTTGACGCTGAGAAGTTGAGATACGCGAAGAAAGACGTCCTTATAATGCACCCCGGGCCTATCAACCGCGGCGTCGAGATCACCCCTGAGGTGGCTGACGGGCCCTATTCCGTGATCCTCGAGCAGGTGACGAACGGCATCGCGGTGAGGATGGCGGTCCTGTACCTGGTGTCAGGCGTAAAAGAGAGGATCGAATGA
- the pyrR gene encoding bifunctional pyr operon transcriptional regulator/uracil phosphoribosyltransferase PyrR, with translation MKLREKAKVMDAGQIENALVRIAHEITENNKSVEGLAIVGIRTRGALLADRLARKMGAIVNREIPVGALDITLYRDDLTDVAEQPVVHKTEIDFDIHDKVIILVDDVLYTGRTIRCALDALIDFGRPKSIQLAVLVDRGHRELPIRADYAGKNIPTSQKETVQVKIKEADGEDGVVVAEMEE, from the coding sequence ATGAAACTTCGCGAGAAGGCAAAAGTGATGGATGCCGGACAGATCGAGAACGCCCTGGTGCGTATCGCCCATGAGATAACCGAGAATAACAAATCTGTCGAAGGGCTCGCGATAGTGGGGATAAGGACAAGGGGCGCCTTGCTTGCCGACCGGCTTGCCCGGAAGATGGGAGCCATAGTCAACCGGGAGATCCCGGTAGGTGCCCTGGACATAACCCTTTACAGGGATGATCTTACCGACGTCGCGGAACAGCCTGTTGTCCATAAGACCGAGATAGATTTCGATATACATGATAAGGTCATAATCCTGGTGGATGACGTCCTCTATACCGGCAGGACGATAAGATGCGCGCTCGACGCCCTGATAGATTTCGGCAGGCCGAAGAGCATACAGCTGGCCGTGCTGGTAGACAGGGGCCATCGCGAGCTGCCGATAAGGGCTGATTACGCGGGGAAGAACATACCTACATCGCAGAAAGAGACGGTACAGGTCAAGATAAAAGAAGCAGACGGCGAAGACGGTGTAGTGGTCGCCGAAATGGAGGAATAG